The Sedimentisphaera salicampi genome includes a region encoding these proteins:
- a CDS encoding sugar-binding domain-containing protein → MILNKSPNNFKSCLFFTFTFLILLQVSFGAEKKQIDLSGEWSFKIDRENVGVSEKWFKNDLPDEINLPGSMQEQGYGNNVTAKTGWIADSSGVGPMTDAEMGYDQVEAKSKYPSWFTHPMYAEYRQTDNLRYPYWLQPEKHYVGPAWYQKEINIPEQWQGRRVTLTLERCHWKSDVWIDGVKVGTNDSLVSSHVYDLKDFVSPGKHKLTIRIDNSMIYKVGYNSHIVSDHTQSAWNGIIGNIFLKAEPLVWLEDVQVYPNVKNKTARVQFKMNNETYNDVEMAVTINARSFNSDKMHKPEPVTTNINAREGETIVNMVYPMSGEVQLWNEFNPALYKLSIEAVPSDDRIRSCRKEVSFGMRQVGTEGTRIEINGRKIFLRGIEECCIFPKTGYPPTDVESWRRIMKISKKWGMNHLRFHSWCPPDAAFQAADLEGVYVEVSFFWTRFEDESVYRFLRREARRAMSQYGNHPSFILLSPGQECWMAGKDMLEMFRDWKRDDRRLYSGPGNSNWLIKPRIKEEYQYYAARHYDGHRTRYQAGWPPTPDGTYFTSMPPQTVVDYEKAVQAFGSKPLITYEVVQRCSYPDLDDADKYTGSFDAAYLDIARDQLKERGMLKQADDFVAASGKWQVKQFKEEIEAALRTKGVAGFQLLGIQDFPGQGAALVGVIDAFWDNKGYVSEKDFRQFCDVTVPLARMEKRVWERSETFKAGIEIANFAREKYENMSIICKVKSDEGKELQAERLAKMDIPIGNGFNAGDFEVSLADYTPGKYVLEVQLANTDYKNTWDFWVYPDDVNMPSAGDIMITKDFDENTINHLEAGKKVLLLPERNKVAGGMPQCFSSIYWNCPWTGGGESQTMGILCNPEHKLFESFPTDSHSNWQWYELLIDARPMILDQWGMENNWPKDYRPLVQLVNDWNTNKKLSVLSECKIGNGKLVICSMDIENDLENRIVARQFRYSLLNYMKSSEFDPQTKVGKQQIDGLFKSD, encoded by the coding sequence ATGATACTCAATAAGTCGCCAAATAATTTCAAGTCGTGCCTTTTTTTTACGTTTACTTTCTTAATTTTGCTTCAGGTGAGTTTTGGGGCAGAAAAAAAACAAATTGACCTCAGCGGCGAATGGTCTTTTAAAATAGACCGCGAAAACGTGGGTGTTAGTGAAAAATGGTTCAAAAATGATTTGCCTGATGAAATCAATTTGCCGGGCAGTATGCAGGAGCAGGGCTACGGCAATAATGTAACTGCGAAGACTGGATGGATCGCTGATTCAAGCGGCGTTGGGCCGATGACTGATGCTGAGATGGGCTATGATCAAGTGGAAGCTAAATCAAAATATCCAAGCTGGTTTACTCACCCTATGTATGCTGAATATCGTCAGACTGATAACCTGAGGTATCCTTACTGGCTTCAGCCTGAAAAACATTATGTAGGGCCGGCTTGGTATCAGAAAGAGATTAACATTCCAGAGCAGTGGCAAGGCAGGAGAGTTACATTGACATTGGAAAGATGCCACTGGAAAAGTGATGTCTGGATTGATGGTGTAAAAGTAGGAACAAATGATTCTTTGGTAAGCTCTCATGTTTATGATCTGAAAGATTTTGTCTCCCCCGGAAAACATAAGCTCACCATCAGAATCGATAATTCAATGATTTACAAAGTTGGATATAATTCTCACATCGTTTCTGATCATACACAAAGCGCATGGAACGGTATTATCGGAAATATTTTTCTCAAAGCAGAGCCGCTGGTATGGCTGGAAGATGTGCAGGTGTATCCCAATGTCAAAAATAAGACTGCCAGAGTGCAATTCAAAATGAACAATGAGACTTACAACGATGTTGAAATGGCTGTTACGATAAATGCACGAAGCTTCAATTCTGATAAAATGCACAAACCTGAACCTGTTACAACAAATATAAATGCAAGAGAAGGTGAGACTATCGTTAATATGGTTTATCCGATGTCTGGTGAAGTTCAATTGTGGAATGAATTTAACCCCGCTCTTTACAAACTAAGCATTGAAGCTGTTCCTTCCGATGACAGGATAAGAAGCTGCAGAAAAGAAGTTTCATTCGGGATGCGTCAAGTAGGAACAGAGGGCACAAGAATCGAGATCAACGGCCGGAAAATATTTTTGCGGGGAATTGAAGAATGTTGCATTTTCCCAAAAACAGGTTATCCGCCGACAGATGTTGAATCCTGGCGAAGGATTATGAAAATCAGCAAAAAATGGGGCATGAATCATCTCCGTTTTCATTCGTGGTGCCCGCCTGATGCGGCATTTCAGGCAGCTGATCTTGAAGGGGTTTATGTTGAGGTTTCGTTTTTCTGGACAAGATTCGAAGATGAATCGGTTTACCGTTTCCTTCGAAGGGAAGCCCGCCGTGCTATGAGTCAGTATGGCAATCATCCCTCCTTCATACTTCTATCGCCCGGCCAGGAATGCTGGATGGCGGGCAAGGATATGCTGGAGATGTTCAGAGATTGGAAAAGAGATGACAGAAGGCTTTACAGCGGGCCGGGGAATTCTAATTGGCTGATAAAGCCTCGGATAAAAGAAGAATATCAATACTATGCTGCCCGACATTATGACGGCCATAGGACTCGTTATCAGGCCGGTTGGCCCCCAACACCAGACGGCACATATTTCACATCAATGCCTCCTCAGACCGTTGTTGACTATGAGAAGGCAGTACAGGCTTTTGGAAGCAAACCTTTGATCACCTACGAAGTTGTCCAGCGGTGCAGTTATCCAGACTTGGATGATGCTGACAAATACACTGGTTCGTTTGATGCTGCTTATCTGGATATCGCCAGAGATCAGCTCAAAGAAAGGGGGATGCTTAAGCAGGCAGATGATTTTGTCGCTGCTTCAGGTAAGTGGCAGGTAAAGCAGTTCAAGGAAGAAATTGAAGCGGCACTGAGGACAAAAGGGGTTGCAGGATTTCAGCTTTTAGGCATTCAGGATTTTCCCGGGCAGGGAGCGGCATTAGTTGGCGTTATTGATGCCTTCTGGGACAACAAGGGATATGTAAGTGAAAAAGACTTCCGTCAGTTCTGTGATGTTACTGTTCCGCTTGCACGCATGGAAAAAAGGGTATGGGAAAGGAGCGAAACTTTCAAAGCCGGAATTGAGATAGCTAACTTCGCAAGAGAAAAATATGAAAATATGAGCATTATTTGCAAGGTCAAATCAGATGAAGGAAAAGAATTGCAAGCTGAAAGGCTTGCAAAGATGGATATACCGATTGGAAACGGCTTTAATGCAGGTGATTTTGAAGTGAGCTTGGCGGATTATACCCCGGGCAAATATGTCCTTGAAGTGCAGCTGGCTAATACCGATTACAAAAATACATGGGATTTCTGGGTTTATCCTGATGATGTGAATATGCCATCAGCTGGTGATATAATGATAACAAAAGACTTTGATGAAAATACAATTAACCATCTTGAAGCAGGGAAAAAAGTGCTTCTGCTTCCTGAACGGAACAAAGTAGCCGGCGGGATGCCTCAGTGTTTCTCAAGTATTTACTGGAACTGCCCTTGGACAGGCGGGGGTGAATCCCAGACTATGGGAATATTGTGTAATCCAGAGCATAAGCTCTTCGAGAGTTTTCCTACAGACTCTCATTCAAATTGGCAGTGGTATGAGCTGCTGATTGACGCAAGGCCCATGATCCTTGACCAGTGGGGCATGGAAAATAACTGGCCTAAAGATTATCGTCCTCTAGTTCAGTTGGTTAATGACTGGAATACGAACAAGAAGTTATCTGTGCTTTCTGAGTGTAAAATCGGTAACGGCAAGCTTGTTATCTGTTCGATGGATATTGAAAATGACCTTGAGAACAGGATTGTCGCAAGGCAGTTCAGGTATAGTTTGCTGAATTACATGAAAAGCAGTGAATTCGACCCGCAGACCAAGGTCGGTAAGCAGCAGATCGATGGGCTGTTCAAAAGCGATTGA
- a CDS encoding sugar porter family MFS transporter — protein sequence MGEEKNSNLSKSYLLGISLAAALGGLLFGYDLVVIGGAKEFYELTFGLSSPVIKGWAVSSCIVGCIVGAFFVGKPADLFGRKMMLSIAAILFLISAVGSGYAPSFLQFIIYRIIGGIGMGMASTISPMYISELSPESIRGRFVSLQQLNIVIGILLAQLVNYLILKSHPIPEDVSGAALLDTWNGQTGWRLMFLAEGFWALLFFFCMLFVPHSPRWLCKVEREEEAGNVLRRIGGEDYSKMYLADIKDSLKGGHHINEFAEILKPKVAKIVVVGIFIAIFSQWCGINVIFNYAHDIFKAAGYNVSGVLFNLLIVGITNFLFTIVAMVSIDKLGRKKLILAGAVTLGVSYTLLGVCFNIGSQGIHVLGLVLLSIAFFASSIGPVTWVLLSEIFPNKIRGLATSIAVFAMWIANFLLALTFPSLISSLDFDKTFWLYASICFLGAVFIKLCVPETKGKTLEQIEREITG from the coding sequence ATGGGCGAAGAGAAAAATTCTAATCTCAGTAAGAGTTATCTTCTGGGCATATCGCTTGCAGCGGCTCTGGGCGGGCTGCTTTTCGGTTACGATCTTGTTGTAATCGGGGGAGCTAAGGAATTTTACGAATTAACCTTCGGTCTCAGCAGTCCGGTTATTAAGGGCTGGGCAGTTAGCAGCTGCATAGTAGGCTGCATAGTTGGTGCGTTTTTTGTCGGCAAGCCTGCTGATTTGTTCGGCAGAAAGATGATGCTTTCCATCGCTGCAATCCTTTTCTTGATTTCAGCAGTTGGTTCTGGATATGCACCTTCATTCTTACAATTTATAATATACCGAATAATCGGAGGTATTGGCATGGGGATGGCTTCCACAATCTCTCCAATGTATATCTCTGAGCTCTCGCCTGAATCTATACGAGGTAGGTTTGTTTCCCTGCAGCAGCTCAACATCGTTATTGGCATTCTTCTTGCCCAGCTGGTAAATTATCTCATTCTGAAATCACATCCAATCCCGGAAGACGTAAGCGGGGCGGCTTTGCTTGACACATGGAACGGGCAAACCGGCTGGCGTTTGATGTTTCTTGCTGAAGGGTTCTGGGCGCTCCTGTTTTTCTTTTGCATGCTCTTTGTGCCCCACAGTCCAAGGTGGCTTTGTAAGGTTGAGAGAGAAGAGGAAGCAGGAAATGTTCTCAGGCGAATCGGGGGTGAGGATTATTCCAAAATGTATCTCGCTGATATCAAAGATTCACTTAAAGGCGGGCATCATATAAATGAGTTTGCCGAAATCCTTAAACCTAAAGTAGCAAAGATTGTTGTTGTGGGGATTTTTATTGCGATTTTTTCACAGTGGTGCGGGATTAATGTAATTTTCAACTATGCCCATGATATTTTCAAAGCAGCCGGCTATAATGTCAGCGGCGTGCTCTTTAATCTGCTTATTGTAGGTATAACGAATTTCCTGTTTACAATTGTAGCGATGGTTTCGATAGACAAGCTTGGAAGAAAGAAGCTTATACTTGCAGGTGCAGTAACTCTCGGAGTATCCTATACACTCCTTGGGGTTTGTTTTAATATCGGCAGCCAAGGGATCCATGTGCTTGGTCTAGTGCTGCTTTCAATAGCATTTTTCGCCTCAAGTATCGGCCCAGTAACTTGGGTTCTTCTTTCAGAAATATTTCCAAACAAAATTCGAGGGCTTGCAACTTCAATTGCAGTTTTTGCTATGTGGATAGCTAATTTCCTGCTTGCTCTGACATTCCCAAGCTTGATTTCAAGCCTTGATTTTGACAAAACCTTCTGGCTTTATGCATCAATTTGTTTTCTGGGAGCAGTTTTTATAAAGCTGTGTGTACCTGAGACTAAAGGGAAGACCCTTGAGCAGATTGAAAGGGAGATTACTGGATAA
- a CDS encoding LamG domain-containing protein → MKKMLIVLMCFGCIYAAKGADLLENWQFDDGLEDWEHTSNNRWHHHLETEGDLNYFRFGWTNGLKIWQNMGTFEEDTIYRMRVRAKNWDGKCEALKLGFKDQTTGIMVVDDEKWFEYGGDNKWPDPNAVYPWEDFGTELDTSNHPEIVGNSMLTVITLSDYEDPWGQWCWLALDYVSVVPDKPKVMVQPLDDIAAPDAEFSVGVASYSQVHYQWYISDDDIVGDDTPVGTDSETLVLTDVPSSDAGKKVYCTVTNEETAASDTSEMALLGVKTKMAHWKFEDNLNDDTPNGYDGTLYAPYSPAFTSNGLDGSAIEFTQTEPNRVVIEGSEDDFNNYQGGLTVSAWVNTSYTDDWQIIAAKDDRDIDWSGWYLGINDSQQATFSFRGNSASTGSTDLADGQWHMVTAAYNPETMEQKLYVDGLQDAETVVLEDAPAKNPQGEVPVVIGAENMYSDGPRLPFYGLMDDVRIYNYAKGPYEVVDIYNDVTEPDRIFCIEDDIPALDTTGPDGQPDCKVDILDFAALSADWMSSGLYPVD, encoded by the coding sequence ATGAAAAAAATGTTAATTGTGTTAATGTGTTTTGGCTGCATCTATGCGGCTAAAGGGGCAGATTTGCTGGAGAACTGGCAATTTGATGATGGCCTCGAAGACTGGGAGCATACTTCCAATAACAGATGGCATCATCATCTTGAAACAGAAGGCGATCTGAATTATTTTCGATTTGGCTGGACAAATGGCCTCAAAATCTGGCAGAATATGGGAACTTTTGAGGAAGACACGATCTACCGCATGAGGGTAAGAGCCAAGAACTGGGACGGCAAATGCGAGGCATTGAAGCTTGGGTTCAAAGACCAGACAACCGGCATAATGGTGGTTGATGACGAAAAGTGGTTTGAGTATGGCGGTGATAACAAATGGCCGGACCCTAATGCTGTATATCCTTGGGAAGATTTTGGCACAGAGCTTGATACTTCAAATCATCCTGAGATCGTAGGCAATTCTATGCTCACAGTTATTACCTTGAGCGATTATGAAGACCCGTGGGGGCAGTGGTGCTGGCTCGCTCTGGATTATGTGAGCGTTGTTCCCGATAAGCCGAAGGTTATGGTTCAGCCGCTTGATGATATAGCTGCGCCGGACGCTGAATTCAGTGTTGGTGTAGCGAGCTATTCACAAGTCCATTATCAATGGTATATTTCTGATGATGATATCGTCGGAGATGATACTCCCGTAGGTACAGACTCAGAAACGCTTGTTCTAACTGATGTTCCCTCGAGTGATGCGGGGAAAAAAGTTTACTGTACAGTAACTAATGAAGAAACTGCGGCTTCTGATACTTCCGAGATGGCCCTTCTGGGCGTGAAAACAAAGATGGCCCACTGGAAATTTGAAGACAATCTTAATGATGATACACCCAACGGATACGACGGAACTTTATACGCCCCTTACTCTCCTGCATTTACATCTAACGGATTAGACGGCAGCGCAATTGAATTCACCCAGACCGAGCCCAACAGAGTAGTGATTGAGGGAAGCGAAGACGATTTCAACAACTATCAGGGCGGCCTAACAGTAAGCGCATGGGTAAATACTTCCTATACTGACGATTGGCAGATAATAGCAGCGAAGGATGATAGAGACATTGACTGGAGCGGCTGGTATCTGGGCATCAATGATTCTCAGCAGGCAACTTTCTCCTTCAGAGGAAATAGTGCTTCAACAGGAAGCACGGATTTAGCAGATGGGCAGTGGCATATGGTAACAGCGGCATACAACCCTGAAACGATGGAACAGAAACTTTACGTTGACGGACTTCAAGACGCTGAAACAGTGGTTCTTGAAGATGCTCCAGCTAAAAATCCTCAGGGCGAAGTGCCTGTAGTTATTGGTGCAGAGAATATGTATTCCGATGGCCCGAGGCTTCCGTTTTATGGGTTAATGGACGATGTAAGAATATACAACTATGCCAAAGGACCGTATGAAGTGGTTGATATCTATAATGATGTTACCGAGCCAGACAGGATATTCTGCATTGAAGATGATATACCTGCTCTCGATACAACCGGTCCAGACGGCCAGCCGGACTGCAAGGTTGATATACTTGATTTTGCAGCATTAAGCGCAGATTGGATGTCTTCAGGACTGTATCCGGTTGACTGA